A genomic window from Pantoea alhagi includes:
- the rplT gene encoding 50S ribosomal protein L20: protein MARVKRGVIARARHKKILKQAKGYYGARSRVYRVAFQAVIKAGQYAYRDRRQRKRQFRQLWIARINAAARQNGISYSRFINGLKKASIEIDRKILADIAVFDKVAFSALVEKAKSALA from the coding sequence ATGGCTCGTGTAAAACGTGGTGTAATTGCTCGCGCACGTCACAAAAAAATCTTAAAACAAGCTAAAGGCTACTACGGTGCACGTTCACGTGTTTACCGCGTTGCCTTCCAGGCTGTTATCAAAGCTGGTCAGTATGCTTACCGCGACCGTCGTCAGCGTAAGCGTCAGTTCCGTCAGCTGTGGATTGCGCGTATCAACGCTGCAGCGCGTCAGAACGGTATCTCTTACAGCCGTTTCATCAATGGCCTGAAAAAAGCGTCCATTGAAATTGACCGTAAAATCCTGGCTGACATCGCCGTATTCGACAAAGTGGCTTTCTCTGCACTGGTTGAAAAAGCGAAATCAGCTCTGGCGTAA
- the rpmI gene encoding 50S ribosomal protein L35, which translates to MPKIKTVRGAAKRFKKTGKGGFKHKHANLRHILTKKSTKRKRHLRPKAMVSKGDLGLVIACLPYA; encoded by the coding sequence ATGCCTAAGATTAAAACTGTCCGTGGCGCGGCTAAACGCTTTAAAAAAACCGGTAAAGGTGGCTTTAAGCACAAGCACGCGAACCTGCGTCATATCCTGACCAAAAAATCAACCAAGCGTAAACGTCACCTGCGCCCGAAAGCCATGGTGTCTAAAGGCGATCTGGGTCTGGTTATTGCCTGCCTGCCGTACGCATAA
- the infC gene encoding translation initiation factor IF-3: protein MKGGKRVQPTRPNRINGEIRATEVRLTGVEGEQLGIVSLREAIEKAEEAGVDLVEISPNAEPPVCRIMDYGKFLYEKSKSSKEQKKKQKVIQVKEIKFRPGTDEGDYQVKLRNLIRFLEEGDKAKITLRFRGREMAHQQIGMEVLNRVKEDLSELAVVESFPSKIEGRQMIMVLAPKKKQ, encoded by the coding sequence ATTAAAGGCGGAAAACGAGTTCAACCGACGCGTCCCAATCGTATTAACGGTGAAATCCGTGCTACCGAGGTGCGTCTGACTGGCGTCGAAGGCGAGCAGCTTGGTATTGTTAGTTTACGCGAAGCTATTGAAAAAGCTGAAGAAGCAGGTGTTGATTTAGTTGAAATCAGCCCTAACGCCGAACCGCCGGTTTGTCGTATAATGGATTACGGCAAGTTCCTCTATGAAAAGAGTAAGTCTTCTAAGGAACAGAAGAAGAAGCAGAAAGTTATCCAGGTAAAGGAAATTAAATTCCGCCCTGGTACCGATGAAGGCGACTATCAGGTCAAACTACGCAACCTGATTCGTTTTCTGGAAGAAGGCGATAAAGCCAAGATCACCCTGCGTTTTCGCGGTCGTGAGATGGCGCACCAACAGATCGGTATGGAAGTGCTTAACCGCGTGAAAGAAGATCTGAGTGAACTGGCAGTAGTTGAATCTTTCCCTTCGAAGATTGAAGGCCGCCAGATGATCATGGTGCTCGCACCCAAGAAGAAACAGTAG
- the thrS gene encoding threonine--tRNA ligase, whose protein sequence is MPVITLPDGSQRSFDHPVSVMDIAQDIGPGLAKACIAGRVNGDLVDAVDPIAEDVSVAIITAKDEAGLEIIRHSCAHLLGHAMKQLWPNAKMAIGPVIDNGFYYDVDLDHTLTQEDLDRLEKRMHELAETNYDVVKKKVSWQEARDVFAARGENYKTTILDENISHDDRPGLYHHEEYVDMCRGPHVPNMRFCHHFKLQKIAGAYWRGDSSNKMLQRIYGTAWADKKQLNAYLQRLEEAAKRDHRKIGKQLDLYHMQEEAPGMVFWHNDGWTIFRELETFVRSKLKEYQYQEVKGPFMMDRVLWEKTGHWENYKEAMFTTASENREYCIKPMNCPGHVQIFNQGLKSYRDLPLRMAEFGSCHRNEPSGALHGLMRVRGFTQDDAHIFCTEEQVRAEVNSCIKMVYDMYSTFGFEKIVVKLSTRPEKRIGSDELWDRAETDLAAALEENAIPFEYQPGEGAFYGPKIEFTLHDCLDRPWQCGTVQLDFSLPSRLSASYVGENNERQVPVMIHRAILGSMERFIGILTEEYAGFYPTWLAPVQAVVMNITDGQSDYVNELTRKLQNAGIRVKADLRNEKIGFKIREHTLRRVPYMLVCGDKEVEAGKVAVRTRRGKDLGSMDVDVLIEKLQQEIRSRNLHQLEE, encoded by the coding sequence ATGCCTGTAATTACCCTTCCTGACGGCAGTCAGCGCAGCTTTGACCATCCTGTTAGCGTGATGGATATTGCGCAAGATATCGGTCCAGGGCTGGCAAAAGCCTGTATCGCCGGTCGCGTTAATGGCGACCTGGTGGATGCGGTTGATCCGATCGCCGAAGATGTCAGCGTTGCCATTATCACCGCTAAAGATGAGGCGGGCCTGGAAATTATCCGCCACTCCTGCGCGCATTTGCTGGGCCACGCCATGAAACAGCTTTGGCCCAACGCGAAAATGGCTATCGGTCCGGTTATTGATAACGGCTTCTATTACGATGTCGACCTCGATCATACTCTGACGCAGGAAGATCTCGATCGGCTGGAAAAGCGCATGCATGAGCTGGCCGAAACGAACTATGACGTCGTTAAGAAAAAAGTCAGCTGGCAGGAAGCGCGTGACGTCTTTGCCGCACGCGGTGAAAATTATAAAACCACCATTCTTGATGAGAATATCAGCCATGACGATCGTCCTGGTCTGTATCACCATGAAGAATATGTCGATATGTGCCGTGGGCCGCATGTGCCTAATATGCGTTTCTGCCATCACTTTAAGCTGCAGAAAATTGCGGGTGCTTACTGGCGTGGCGACAGCAGCAATAAAATGCTGCAGCGTATTTATGGCACCGCATGGGCGGATAAAAAGCAGCTGAACGCTTATCTGCAGCGTCTGGAAGAGGCAGCCAAGCGTGACCATCGTAAGATCGGTAAGCAGCTTGATCTCTATCATATGCAGGAAGAAGCGCCGGGTATGGTATTCTGGCACAACGATGGCTGGACTATCTTCCGTGAGCTTGAAACCTTTGTTCGCAGTAAGCTGAAAGAGTACCAGTACCAGGAAGTTAAAGGTCCGTTTATGATGGACCGCGTCCTGTGGGAAAAAACCGGCCACTGGGAAAACTATAAAGAAGCGATGTTTACCACCGCTTCTGAGAACCGTGAATACTGCATTAAGCCGATGAATTGCCCCGGCCACGTGCAGATTTTCAATCAGGGTCTAAAATCATACCGCGACCTGCCATTACGTATGGCTGAGTTCGGCAGCTGCCACCGTAACGAGCCTTCCGGCGCGTTGCACGGTCTGATGCGTGTGCGCGGCTTTACCCAGGACGATGCCCATATCTTCTGTACGGAAGAGCAGGTGCGTGCTGAGGTTAACAGCTGCATTAAGATGGTGTACGACATGTACAGCACCTTCGGTTTTGAAAAAATCGTGGTGAAGCTGTCTACCCGTCCGGAAAAACGCATCGGCAGTGATGAATTATGGGATCGTGCTGAGACGGATCTGGCTGCGGCGCTGGAAGAGAACGCTATTCCGTTCGAATACCAGCCGGGCGAGGGCGCATTCTACGGTCCTAAAATTGAATTTACCCTGCATGACTGCCTGGATCGTCCATGGCAGTGTGGTACCGTACAGCTCGATTTCTCATTGCCGAGCCGTCTGAGTGCCTCTTATGTAGGTGAAAATAACGAACGACAGGTGCCGGTGATGATTCACCGTGCTATTCTGGGTTCAATGGAACGCTTTATCGGTATTCTCACTGAAGAATACGCCGGTTTTTATCCAACCTGGCTGGCACCGGTACAAGCGGTGGTGATGAATATCACCGACGGGCAGTCTGATTATGTCAACGAATTAACGCGAAAATTACAGAATGCGGGCATTCGTGTAAAAGCAGACTTGAGAAACGAGAAGATTGGCTTTAAAATCCGCGAGCACACATTACGTCGCGTCCCTTATATGTTGGTTTGCGGTGATAAAGAGGTAGAAGCCGGTAAAGTGGCTGTACGTACCCGCCGCGGTAAAGACCTTGGGTCCATGGACGTGGATGTGCTGATCGAGAAGCTGCAGCAAGAAATACGCAGCCGCAATCTTCATCAATTGGAGGAATAA
- the fdhF gene encoding formate dehydrogenase subunit alpha: MSQNTCTIIYNGENLSGEADQPLIDFLQAQEKILPHVCYHPALPPLQSCDVCWVEYQGELVRGCTLRTRDGMEISSHQPRAKAAQEEGMDRLLARHELYCTVCEHNTGDCTLHNTVADMRIPIQYYPWQRKPYLKDESNPFYTYDPDQCILCGRCVEACQNVEVNETLSIDYSAEHPRVLWDGGTEIAGSSCVSCGHCVTVCPCNALLEKTMQPDAGPFTAMPEDLKRPMIELVKSLENTIGAQPVTGVSLIDMAMRQKEIKKTKTVCTYCGVGCSFEMWTRNRHILKVQPVADAPVNGISTCLKGKFGWDFVNSPQRLTTPLIRENGRFRPASWDEALDLVAQRLKTIATQHGGDSIGFIGSSKGSNEEAYLTQKIARLIFGTNNVDNSSRYCQNPATEGLFRTVGYGGDAGTIEDLQKADLIVIVGSNLAENHPVIASRIKAAQKHHGQKLLVVDPRKHEMAERADLYLRINPGSDSLWASAMSRYMFEHGYADDAFLAEKVNQVEEYRASLADYTLSAVSEQTGLSVEQMTNAAEMIGQAERVCILWAMGITQHSHGADSSTALSNLLLVTGNYGRPGTGGYPMRGHNNVQGASDFGCLSNIYPGYENVTDAAVRKKWAQAWGVAPEALSDRVGSDNYMMIQHAHEGSLKAMYIIGEETAFSDADSTKVHEAFSNLEFMVVQDIFMSRTAAFADVVLPGCPSVEKEGTYVNTERRIQRFYEVMPPLGDSLPDWRILTDIAARLGHAWHYTHPGEIMAEAAQIAEIFAGVDYQHLSGWQSQLWPVKPDGSDTPLLYTDGFKFPDGKAVLWPISCQPPQEAPDEEYDLWLNNGRMLEHFQSTNQTGRGDRMFSLSPNGFVEVSPQLAEARQLQQGDWVSIASRRGTIEVPVIVSDRVAGNVLFMPIHHGKPGVNGLTGEHHDPDVNTPAYKEIAVKMVKLAHPPLAEPLPPQNFRYGSRTPQTRLPIEIKWQQEGYTLPPEHTQHPEKF; this comes from the coding sequence ATGAGCCAGAACACCTGCACCATTATTTACAACGGCGAAAACCTGAGCGGCGAAGCTGACCAGCCTCTGATTGATTTTTTACAAGCCCAGGAAAAGATCTTGCCGCACGTCTGCTATCACCCCGCCCTGCCTCCGCTGCAATCGTGCGATGTCTGTTGGGTTGAATATCAGGGTGAGCTGGTGCGCGGCTGTACGTTGCGCACCCGGGATGGCATGGAGATTTCCAGCCATCAGCCTCGGGCGAAAGCCGCGCAGGAAGAAGGCATGGATCGACTACTGGCGCGCCACGAACTCTATTGTACTGTTTGCGAGCACAATACCGGCGACTGCACGCTGCATAATACCGTCGCCGATATGCGTATCCCTATTCAGTACTATCCCTGGCAGCGTAAACCTTATCTCAAAGATGAAAGTAACCCTTTCTACACCTACGATCCCGATCAGTGCATTCTGTGTGGACGCTGTGTAGAGGCGTGTCAAAACGTTGAGGTCAATGAAACGCTCTCTATTGACTACAGCGCGGAACATCCGCGTGTACTGTGGGATGGCGGCACCGAAATTGCCGGATCCAGCTGCGTCAGCTGCGGCCACTGCGTGACCGTTTGCCCCTGTAACGCGCTGCTGGAAAAAACCATGCAGCCTGACGCCGGGCCTTTTACCGCGATGCCGGAAGATCTCAAACGTCCAATGATTGAGTTAGTGAAGTCGCTGGAAAACACGATTGGCGCGCAGCCTGTTACCGGTGTTTCGCTGATAGATATGGCGATGCGGCAGAAAGAGATCAAAAAAACCAAAACCGTCTGCACCTATTGCGGCGTGGGCTGCAGTTTCGAAATGTGGACGCGCAATCGCCATATCCTGAAAGTTCAGCCGGTGGCGGATGCTCCGGTAAATGGCATTTCAACCTGCCTGAAAGGCAAGTTCGGCTGGGATTTCGTGAACAGCCCGCAACGACTGACCACGCCGCTGATCCGTGAAAACGGGCGCTTTCGTCCGGCCAGCTGGGATGAGGCGCTGGATCTCGTCGCGCAACGGCTCAAAACCATCGCCACGCAACACGGCGGCGACAGTATCGGTTTTATCGGTTCCAGCAAAGGCAGTAATGAAGAAGCTTACCTGACACAGAAAATTGCCCGCCTGATTTTTGGTACAAACAATGTCGATAACTCTTCGCGTTACTGCCAGAACCCGGCGACCGAAGGGCTGTTCCGCACCGTGGGTTATGGCGGCGACGCAGGCACGATAGAGGATCTGCAAAAAGCGGATTTAATTGTGATTGTTGGCAGCAATCTGGCGGAAAACCATCCGGTTATCGCCTCGCGCATCAAGGCCGCGCAAAAACATCACGGACAAAAACTGCTGGTGGTGGATCCGCGCAAACATGAAATGGCCGAGCGTGCCGATCTGTACCTGCGCATCAACCCCGGCAGCGACAGCCTGTGGGCCTCCGCCATGTCCCGTTATATGTTCGAACATGGCTATGCGGATGACGCTTTCCTGGCGGAGAAGGTCAATCAGGTGGAGGAGTACCGCGCCTCGCTGGCGGATTATACCCTGAGCGCCGTCAGCGAGCAGACCGGGCTGAGCGTTGAGCAGATGACTAACGCAGCGGAGATGATTGGCCAGGCTGAGCGGGTCTGTATCCTGTGGGCAATGGGCATTACCCAGCACAGCCACGGCGCGGACAGCAGCACCGCCCTCTCTAATTTACTGCTGGTCACCGGCAATTACGGTCGCCCGGGCACCGGCGGCTATCCAATGCGCGGCCACAATAACGTACAGGGTGCCAGCGACTTCGGCTGCCTGAGCAACATCTACCCCGGCTATGAAAACGTCACCGACGCAGCGGTACGGAAAAAGTGGGCGCAGGCGTGGGGCGTTGCGCCAGAAGCGCTCTCCGATCGGGTGGGATCGGATAACTATATGATGATCCAGCATGCGCATGAAGGTTCCCTGAAAGCGATGTATATCATTGGCGAGGAGACCGCATTCTCTGACGCTGACTCCACAAAAGTGCATGAGGCGTTCAGTAATCTGGAATTTATGGTGGTGCAGGATATTTTTATGAGCCGCACCGCCGCCTTTGCCGATGTCGTGCTACCGGGCTGCCCGAGCGTGGAAAAAGAGGGTACCTACGTTAACACCGAACGCCGTATACAGCGTTTTTACGAAGTGATGCCGCCGCTGGGCGACAGTCTACCCGACTGGCGTATTCTCACCGATATTGCTGCGCGCCTCGGTCACGCCTGGCACTATACCCACCCGGGCGAAATCATGGCGGAAGCCGCGCAAATCGCTGAAATCTTTGCCGGGGTTGATTATCAACATCTCAGCGGCTGGCAATCGCAGCTATGGCCGGTGAAGCCGGACGGTAGCGACACGCCACTGCTCTATACCGACGGTTTTAAGTTCCCCGACGGCAAAGCGGTGCTCTGGCCCATTAGCTGTCAACCGCCCCAGGAAGCTCCGGACGAGGAATACGACCTGTGGTTAAACAATGGCAGGATGCTGGAGCATTTTCAGTCCACCAATCAGACCGGACGCGGTGACCGTATGTTTTCGCTTTCGCCGAACGGCTTTGTGGAGGTCAGTCCGCAACTGGCCGAGGCGCGCCAACTCCAGCAAGGCGACTGGGTGAGCATCGCATCGCGCCGTGGCACGATAGAGGTACCGGTCATCGTCAGCGATCGCGTGGCGGGCAACGTATTGTTTATGCCGATCCACCATGGCAAGCCGGGCGTTAATGGCCTGACCGGCGAACATCACGATCCCGACGTGAATACCCCGGCCTATAAAGAGATTGCGGTAAAAATGGTTAAGCTGGCGCACCCACCGCTGGCCGAGCCGTTGCCGCCTCAAAACTTCCGCTACGGCAGTCGCACGCCGCAAACCCGCCTGCCGATCGAAATCAAATGGCAACAGGAGGGTTACACCCTTCCCCCTGAACACACCCAACATCCGGAGAAATTTTAA